The DNA segment AGCCAGCAATGAACGCCTAAAAAATATCATCCCGGCTAGCGCTCCTGACCAGCCGATATAGATCATCGATTCATACGAGTCGCTCCAAGGCGCGTGTCCCGAGATATACCAGCGAAGAGCTAGAGCCGCCGTGTGCACCGCAAAGCCTATCGTAAATGCGGCAAATATAGCCCTCTCGAGCGATAAAATCCTGCGCGATAAAAATATCGAGGCAAGCCCTAGGCCCAGCGCGCTAAAGCCTAAAATCCAATAAAAATAAACTAACTTTTTAAATATCGAAACGTGGTTGTAAAAAACCTCGGCTTCTATTCTACGCTCGCTTGGTAAAATTTCGCCCGAGGCCGCTCGCTGGTAGTTTTTTAGCTCTGCTAGTGCAGCGTCGGCCTTGCTCCAGTCGTTGTCCGCTATGCCCTCTTGCAGACCCGTCAGATAGTCGTTTAGCGCACTTTTTACGTCGATGCCCACTTTTTCGTTGTTAAAGGCGTCGTTTGGCGAGAGCCACGCGTTTTGCGGGTCGTTTGGGATCGGGATAAATTTAAAAAACGCGCCCTTAAACGTAAGATAGGCGATATTTAACCGTTCGTCGAATTTGATGAGATCGTTATCGAGCGTGCCTCGTTCCCGGAGCGGTTTTTCGTTCGCGGCCTCGACCCGCGCGGCTAGCTTGTACTCGCCGTTTGCGTCAAATACGCTTCTAAAACTCGCATAATCGCCGTCTAAATTTAAGAGCTTTTTTATCTGCGCATTTTTTACCTTGATGATTTTTAGCTCTTGCCAAAACGCAGGGTTTATGTTCATCCCCAGCACCATTTGCTCGGCGCTTAGGCCATAAAGCGAGTCTGCGCCCGAGATTTTATTTACGATCTCGCTTGCCTCGGTGCTAAGGGGCTTTATCCTACCCATATAGTCTTGCACGAGAAGCTCGGCAAATGCGCCTTTTGTATGAACGGCGGTGTTTGTGGCAAAAGTTTTTAAAATCTCGCTCTCGTTTCGCTCCTGCGCGTTTGCATTAAAATTTAAAAAAGTAAGTGTGACAAAAGCCGCGATGAGCGAAAAGCGGCTGTTTTTGATAAAATTTATGAGCCGTAAAAATCTGCTTTGCCTGGTGAAAAAATTTCCCACTACGCCGACGCAAAGCAAGAAATAGCCGATATAAGTCGGAATTTTGCCCGGGTCGCGATTGACCTCTAGCACGCTGCCTAGCTCATCCGTATCGTAAGAAGACTGGAAAAATTTAAAACCTTCGAAATTTAGCGGATGATTCATATAAATTTTATATCTTTTTAAAATCTCGCCCGCATCCGAGACCGCCTCGACGTCGCTGGCGTAGGATGACGGACTTTGCGAGCCGGGGTAGCGCTCAAGCTCAAATTTAATAAGTTTTATCGAAAAAGGCAAGCTAACTAGCTTTGAGCCCCAGCTTAGCATTATTTCCTCGCCGTCGAAATTTAGCACGCTAGGCTCGCCCAGCCAGCCCACGCCGCCGTGGATTTTAGCCGACTGCTCGCGCCCGCCTTCAAAGCCCGCTTTTATCGCGAGAGTGCCTTGCTCGCCCTTTGGAGCGGGTTTGTAGGAGTCAAATTTGACGGTA comes from the Campylobacter rectus genome and includes:
- the ccsA gene encoding cytochrome c biogenesis protein CcsA encodes the protein MRALNLLNFFISYKFALLLLFILAAGAGVATFLESIYDTPTAKILVYEALWYEIVMSALALCLLGIIIKAKMWRRFGSFVLHAAFIVIFIGAALTRYLGTEGIIHVRQGESKNEMVSVKPYLQIRTKDAFFEYPLNLSQIGDNNFSFTQNINSKSFTVKFDSYKPAPKGEQGTLAIKAGFEGGREQSAKIHGGVGWLGEPSVLNFDGEEIMLSWGSKLVSLPFSIKLIKFELERYPGSQSPSSYASDVEAVSDAGEILKRYKIYMNHPLNFEGFKFFQSSYDTDELGSVLEVNRDPGKIPTYIGYFLLCVGVVGNFFTRQSRFLRLINFIKNSRFSLIAAFVTLTFLNFNANAQERNESEILKTFATNTAVHTKGAFAELLVQDYMGRIKPLSTEASEIVNKISGADSLYGLSAEQMVLGMNINPAFWQELKIIKVKNAQIKKLLNLDGDYASFRSVFDANGEYKLAARVEAANEKPLRERGTLDNDLIKFDERLNIAYLTFKGAFFKFIPIPNDPQNAWLSPNDAFNNEKVGIDVKSALNDYLTGLQEGIADNDWSKADAALAELKNYQRAASGEILPSERRIEAEVFYNHVSIFKKLVYFYWILGFSALGLGLASIFLSRRILSLERAIFAAFTIGFAVHTAALALRWYISGHAPWSDSYESMIYIGWSGALAGMIFFRRSLLALAAAALLAGIVMLVAHMSFVNPQITNLVPVLKSYWLSIHVSVITASYGFLGLGCLLGLIALGLMAFKNKANEVRLNEQIRYIAAIDEASLIIGICLLTLGNFFGGIWANESWGRYWGWDSKETWSYVSILVYAIVLHLRLIPRLNSLYVFLTASVFAYASIVMTYFGVNFYLTGMHSYAGGDQPQMSNLVYLALGFVLLATALAFKGRNVKTI